From the genome of Octopus sinensis unplaced genomic scaffold, ASM634580v1 Contig13480, whole genome shotgun sequence, one region includes:
- the LOC115229672 gene encoding probable bifunctional dTTP/UTP pyrophosphatase/methyltransferase protein: protein MYGLEVGLFDEIESNGEPLTAAGIARKFNYDKSTTERFLNTLVSLDLLDKEVHKGNVVYSNTAGTTKYLTRSRRPALIASAMSEFNVILPLLSNLTSTLKSGKAFIDMANIKAGKMLNNENPPMKNIHIEDQKDTAHNKGSHTESSHTPGVNCTNGVTPNGTNGISANITGTNGTHTTNGTHPDKASNGSKPAMDCSAMIMLSMDGLTVPCAPVLVKAFDLSAHRTAVDLGGGSGLIGRTLASHYPEMNITVFDLPSVVQLAKKLYPENSSGQVNFVAGNFFEDEIPDADLYVLSHVIHDMTEKQIDILLKRVYNKLPPGGSLLILEKTLDEMKDGPSFAVSNDLIMSLISTGRERSAKEYREMLEEQGFTNIQIRLVGGYNYFDAILSKKPF from the exons ATGTACGGCCTCGAAGTAGGATTATTCGACGAAATCGAATCAAACGGTGAACCATTAACAGCGGCTGGAATCGCTCGTAAATTTAACTATGATAAATCCACGACCGAGCGTTTTCTAAACACATTGGTCTCTTTGGACCTCCTCGACAAAGAAGTTCATAAAG GTAATGTTGTATACAGCAACACAGCAGGGACGACGAAATACTTAACTAGATCCCGACGACCAGCATTGATTGCATCCGCCATGTCTGAATTTAATGTTATTCTTCCACTTTTATCAAATCTCACCAGCACATTAAAATCAG GCAAAGCATTTATAGACATGGCGAATATAAAGGCGGGAAAAATGTTGAATAATGAAAATCCTCCaatgaaaaatattcatataGAAGACCAGAAGGATACTGCCCACAACAAAGGTAGCCACACCGAATCGAGTCATACACCGGGTGTTAACTGTACAAATGGAGTCACACCAAACGGCACAAATGGTATTAGTGCCAACATTACTGGTACCAATGGCACACACACCACTAACGGAACTCATCCGGACAAAGCTAGTAACGGTAGTAAACCGGCAATGGATTGTAGTGCAATGATAATGCTGTCTATGGATGGTCTTACTGTACCTTGTGCTCCAGTTTTAGTGAAAGCTTTTGATCTGAGTGCTCACAGAACTGCTGTTGATTTAGGTG GAGGCTCCGGTTTGATAGGTAGGACACTAGCAAGTCACTATCCAGAAATGAATATCACAGTCTTTGATCTCCCATCTGTCGTACAATTGGCGAAAAAACTTTATCCAGAGAATAGCAGTGGTCAAGTGAATTTTGTAGCAG gtaATTTCTTCGAGGATGAGATCCCCGATGCTGATCTTTATGTGTTATCACATGTAATCCACGATAtgacagagaaacaaatagatataCTACTCAAACGGGTGTATAATAAACTACCTCCAG gcgGAAGTTTGCTAATCTTGGAGAAAACCcttgatgaaatgaaagatggTCCTTCATTTGCAGTGAGCAATGATCTCATAATGTCGTTGATAAGTACTGGTCGTGAACGTTCAGCGAAAGAATATAGGGAAATGTTAGAAGAACAAggatttacaaatatacaaatccGTTTAGTTGGTGGATACAATTACTTTGATGCCATACTCTCGAAGAaaccattttaa